In Bythopirellula goksoeyrii, a single window of DNA contains:
- a CDS encoding SHD1 domain-containing protein: MGVDTMLRITVFFVFAATWFGLDAQARVWTDSTGNYSLEGDLVAFDGADLVLQKADNTLVGVDLEQLSEKDQEYVKSKEAKDTLDQKGKGEHAWEMRNGLKVIGKVVDYMRRDVTFRMFRGTIYVNDQKFENLPEVYQKITPLVAAHFTERNITDRAGLFDWLRRRRGEPETFTTEGVLLELPNGNHYAVPFFLFSDKALLALKPGWDRWAASAQEYEDQQESALYLQSQAQAFQEDAQRTAEFQKLQLQLQGYTAGLFSLWEVVLYPNPGTPGTALSVVVPGRDSRQASITAMERNPGYSVGPVARVNRQF, translated from the coding sequence ATGGGAGTTGATACGATGCTCAGGATTACTGTCTTTTTTGTATTTGCCGCTACTTGGTTTGGTCTCGACGCACAGGCGCGAGTTTGGACGGACTCGACAGGAAATTATTCCCTAGAAGGTGATTTGGTCGCGTTCGACGGAGCGGATCTGGTTCTTCAGAAAGCGGATAATACGCTTGTCGGTGTCGATCTAGAGCAACTTTCTGAGAAAGATCAAGAATACGTCAAGTCGAAGGAAGCGAAGGACACTCTGGACCAAAAGGGCAAAGGTGAGCATGCATGGGAAATGCGGAATGGCCTCAAAGTAATCGGCAAGGTGGTCGACTATATGCGTCGTGATGTCACCTTTCGCATGTTCCGTGGAACTATCTATGTGAACGATCAGAAATTTGAGAATCTACCTGAGGTCTATCAAAAGATTACTCCCTTGGTGGCGGCCCACTTCACCGAGCGAAACATCACGGACAGGGCAGGGCTGTTTGATTGGCTCAGGCGACGTAGAGGAGAGCCCGAAACATTCACTACTGAAGGGGTGCTGCTGGAACTGCCCAACGGCAATCACTATGCGGTGCCATTCTTTCTGTTCAGCGACAAGGCATTGCTTGCGCTGAAGCCAGGTTGGGATCGCTGGGCCGCTTCTGCCCAGGAGTACGAAGATCAACAGGAGTCAGCTCTCTACCTGCAGTCCCAGGCTCAGGCTTTTCAGGAGGATGCCCAGCGGACAGCTGAGTTTCAGAAGCTCCAACTCCAGTTGCAGGGATACACAGCTGGGTTGTTTAGTTTGTGGGAAGTCGTGTTGTATCCCAATCCAGGGACCCCTGGGACGGCGCTCTCGGTGGTCGTCCCTGGACGCGATAGTCGCCAGGCATCCATTACAGCGATGGAACGGAACCCCGGTTACTCGGTAGGCCCCGTCGCTAGAGTGAACCGTCAGTTTTGA
- the fadA gene encoding acetyl-CoA C-acyltransferase FadA → MKSPVIVDCCRTAIGRSQAEKGVFRNVRSDDLAVAVVRALVQRTEIDPAEIEDLILGNTQQQREQGFNIGRIVALIAGLPSSTAGATINRLCGSSLQAINQAAHSIIAGGEDVQIVGGLEHMQHIPMDAGVDFNPKLFQATSKGALSMGYTAEFLAQSRSISREAQDEFALASHQKAAAATEAGEFDNEIIPVWGLDEDGNRTLITVDQCIRSDTSLEVLAALKPAFMPVIGTVTAGNSSPLNDGAAALMMMSEEKAKTLGLKPLVRVRSTAVAGVDPAVMGTGPVPATKKALKRAGVSLADIELVELNEAFAAQSIACNQMLELDEAKVNVRGGAIAIGHPLGASGARIATTLIHNMIDRDATLGLATMCIGIGQGIATVFERV, encoded by the coding sequence ATGAAATCTCCCGTTATCGTTGATTGCTGTCGTACCGCCATAGGCCGTTCTCAAGCGGAAAAGGGTGTCTTTCGCAATGTGCGGTCCGACGATCTAGCTGTCGCCGTCGTCCGGGCCTTGGTGCAGCGAACCGAGATCGACCCCGCTGAAATCGAAGACCTCATCCTCGGCAATACCCAACAGCAACGCGAACAGGGATTCAATATCGGCCGGATCGTGGCACTCATCGCCGGGCTGCCGAGCAGCACGGCTGGGGCCACCATTAACCGGCTTTGCGGAAGCAGTCTGCAAGCAATCAACCAGGCTGCTCATTCGATCATCGCTGGTGGTGAAGATGTGCAAATTGTCGGCGGACTCGAACACATGCAACACATCCCCATGGATGCCGGCGTGGACTTCAATCCCAAGTTGTTCCAAGCCACCAGCAAAGGAGCGCTCAGCATGGGCTACACGGCTGAGTTCTTGGCCCAATCGCGCTCCATCAGCCGCGAGGCTCAAGACGAGTTTGCTCTGGCAAGTCATCAAAAGGCAGCCGCTGCCACCGAGGCCGGTGAGTTCGACAACGAGATTATTCCCGTCTGGGGTCTCGACGAAGACGGCAACCGCACTTTGATTACTGTCGACCAATGCATCCGCTCTGACACGAGCCTTGAAGTCTTGGCCGCCTTGAAGCCGGCTTTCATGCCTGTCATTGGCACGGTGACGGCAGGCAATAGTTCTCCACTCAACGACGGCGCGGCGGCCCTTATGATGATGAGCGAGGAAAAAGCCAAGACACTCGGACTCAAGCCCCTGGTGCGTGTTCGCTCAACTGCCGTGGCCGGTGTCGATCCCGCCGTGATGGGTACCGGCCCAGTCCCCGCAACCAAGAAAGCCCTGAAACGTGCCGGCGTCTCGCTCGCCGACATCGAACTCGTGGAACTCAACGAAGCCTTTGCCGCCCAATCGATCGCTTGCAACCAGATGCTTGAACTCGACGAAGCCAAGGTAAACGTCCGTGGCGGCGCCATCGCCATCGGTCATCCCTTGGGAGCAAGCGGAGCACGCATCGCCACGACACTTATCCACAACATGATTGACCGCGATGCCACCCTCGGTCTCGCCACCATGTGCATCGGCATCGGCCAAGGCATCGCAACGGTGTTTGAGCGGGTGTAG
- a CDS encoding DUF11 domain-containing protein, translating into METNSDVVVRRSLVGRLWKPATAVVMATLSGGGAYWHWSPSSTADTDRTVARSAPTATDELKNLFAEEKSEPALSEQAQQLFGSADTPVDTVAEEAETTSNFQVASAPADTYGDRYSNYTTAMTLPPLEAEPEDELEEVTRGQGPDANPLRMASQEVEVHPVSVQSDARAAFADAVPQSPQTSGVPIQNAANPLATALDQAQPLSPIPAAAPSTPVSTPPQTDNQSLGNNPFASAPVQAAPPQTNATAPTGRYASAQPMPSLPPAVDMRSSDAGATSREPTPAFELEESEFNSSASQPTIAPADATSGFTPTPGLTSQVGTGRPGEKILEGTQSPSITIHKLAPPEIQVGKRCTFAIRVQNTGQRTAQNVQIHDEIPLGTQLVGTAPRAAVSGSKVVWDLGTLSVGEQRTVEMELIPAEEGELGSVATVTLAAQASAKARCTKPELALRLSSQPQVHVGEKHLVQIEVSNPGSGEASSVMLLETVPAGVSHEAGPALEFELGNLAPGQTQRLELVLTAEQAGRITNTMTARADAGLLVEASCDFEVIAPELRLTVDGPERRFLERPATYQVSIENPGTAPAKEVQLVAHLTKGMQFVSANNLGEYDAAQHSVFWSLAELPANERGMVELVALPVEPGQHTLQVSTKARDGLTDQTVKEVTVEGIAALMFEVIDRDDPIEVGGEANYEIRVTNQGSKAAANVQVVAVMPAGLRALSGNGDTQTTVQGDRVVFAPIPQLGPKAEATFRIQAQGVQAGDQRLSVQVTTDEIRDPITKEESTRVYSDH; encoded by the coding sequence ATGGAAACGAATTCTGACGTTGTTGTTCGCCGATCGCTTGTCGGCCGCCTGTGGAAACCGGCTACTGCCGTCGTTATGGCGACATTGAGTGGCGGGGGTGCCTATTGGCACTGGTCCCCTTCGTCGACTGCCGACACAGATCGGACAGTTGCGCGGAGTGCTCCTACTGCCACTGACGAGCTGAAGAACTTGTTCGCGGAGGAGAAATCGGAGCCGGCGCTCAGCGAACAAGCTCAGCAATTGTTCGGTTCAGCGGACACACCTGTCGATACCGTTGCAGAAGAAGCGGAGACTACGAGCAATTTCCAAGTAGCCAGTGCCCCAGCAGACACTTACGGTGACCGCTATTCAAATTACACGACCGCGATGACTTTGCCTCCTTTGGAGGCTGAGCCGGAAGACGAGCTGGAAGAAGTGACTCGAGGTCAGGGGCCAGATGCGAATCCCTTGCGGATGGCGAGCCAAGAAGTTGAAGTGCATCCTGTCTCCGTGCAGTCCGATGCACGTGCTGCCTTTGCTGACGCGGTACCACAATCGCCACAAACTTCAGGCGTCCCAATTCAGAACGCTGCAAACCCGCTTGCGACGGCTCTTGATCAAGCCCAACCTTTGTCCCCAATTCCTGCTGCGGCTCCAAGCACGCCTGTGAGTACACCTCCTCAAACTGACAATCAATCGCTGGGAAATAATCCATTTGCCTCGGCGCCTGTTCAAGCGGCACCACCGCAGACGAATGCAACCGCTCCCACTGGTCGCTATGCGTCGGCTCAACCGATGCCAAGCTTGCCCCCAGCCGTAGACATGCGTTCGTCTGACGCGGGAGCGACTTCTCGCGAACCAACTCCTGCATTCGAGTTGGAGGAATCGGAGTTCAATTCTTCAGCCTCGCAGCCAACAATCGCCCCCGCAGACGCCACCTCTGGCTTCACTCCAACACCGGGACTCACGTCCCAAGTAGGAACCGGTCGTCCCGGTGAGAAAATTCTTGAGGGAACTCAGAGTCCATCGATTACAATTCACAAGCTTGCTCCACCGGAAATCCAAGTGGGCAAGCGTTGCACGTTCGCTATTCGCGTGCAGAACACGGGGCAGCGCACGGCACAGAATGTGCAGATTCACGACGAGATTCCCCTGGGAACTCAGCTAGTCGGCACAGCGCCGCGGGCTGCGGTCTCGGGATCGAAAGTCGTGTGGGACTTGGGAACCTTATCAGTCGGTGAACAGCGTACCGTCGAGATGGAATTGATTCCCGCCGAGGAAGGTGAGCTGGGGAGTGTCGCCACTGTGACCCTGGCGGCCCAGGCCTCGGCGAAGGCCCGTTGCACGAAACCTGAGTTGGCATTGCGACTCTCCTCACAGCCTCAGGTTCACGTCGGTGAGAAGCATCTTGTACAAATCGAAGTCAGCAATCCTGGCAGCGGTGAGGCGAGTAGTGTGATGTTGCTTGAAACGGTTCCCGCGGGAGTAAGCCACGAAGCTGGACCTGCTCTGGAATTCGAGCTAGGAAATCTGGCTCCTGGCCAGACGCAGCGATTGGAATTGGTGCTGACTGCTGAGCAGGCAGGGCGGATTACCAACACCATGACGGCACGTGCCGATGCAGGGCTGTTGGTTGAAGCGAGCTGTGATTTTGAGGTGATCGCCCCTGAGTTGCGTCTCACGGTTGATGGTCCGGAACGGCGTTTTCTAGAGCGACCTGCTACTTATCAAGTGAGCATCGAGAATCCCGGCACCGCTCCTGCAAAAGAGGTGCAATTGGTTGCCCACCTAACAAAGGGTATGCAGTTTGTTAGTGCAAACAATCTGGGTGAGTATGATGCGGCACAGCACAGCGTGTTCTGGAGTTTGGCAGAATTGCCGGCTAACGAGCGTGGCATGGTCGAGTTGGTGGCGCTCCCTGTCGAGCCCGGCCAGCACACGTTGCAGGTTAGCACCAAGGCTCGCGATGGTTTGACCGATCAAACTGTCAAGGAAGTGACCGTAGAAGGAATCGCAGCACTCATGTTCGAGGTGATCGATCGCGATGATCCAATCGAAGTGGGTGGCGAAGCAAACTATGAGATTCGTGTGACAAACCAAGGTTCCAAAGCGGCCGCCAATGTGCAGGTGGTGGCGGTCATGCCTGCTGGTCTCCGCGCACTCTCCGGAAATGGCGATACGCAAACGACAGTGCAAGGGGATCGCGTGGTGTTTGCTCCGATTCCGCAGCTGGGTCCCAAGGCAGAAGCCACATTCCGTATTCAAGCTCAAGGCGTACAAGCCGGCGATCAACGCCTGAGCGTGCAAGTCACGACTGACGAGATTCGTGATCCGATCACGAAGGAAGAAAGCACGCGGGTGTATTCGGATCATTGA
- a CDS encoding prenyltransferase/squalene oxidase repeat-containing protein yields MQTRNLPSKLLFLLSLAIVMACSQTLSIQATQAAATDEATQISELVDSAVGFLTQAQADDGSFSKDSGTGVTSLVATALLRNGYTPEQPVVAKSLEYLFQFVQPDGGIYEPGSTHRNYETCLAVVAFHEANTDGKYDDLIAKAESFIKGEQWDQGEGIEPDELSYGGSGYGSHSRPDLSNTSFLIDTLHTLGRGDDDPAIQRALIFVSRCQNLETQYNQTKYASLNPDGGFYYTIAAGGSSQAGETEDGGLRSYGSMTYAGLKSMIFAGVKADDPRVQAANEWIQKNYTLDNNPGMGESGLFYYYHTFAKSLDAVGNPEFVDESGKSHDWREELVAEFASRQQPDGSWKNSNERWLEGDPNLVTGYVLLALSYCQ; encoded by the coding sequence ATGCAGACCAGAAATCTGCCCTCAAAGTTGTTGTTTCTTCTTTCACTTGCCATCGTGATGGCCTGTAGTCAGACGCTTTCGATTCAGGCGACGCAAGCAGCAGCCACGGATGAAGCGACTCAGATATCAGAATTGGTCGATTCGGCTGTCGGTTTTCTTACTCAAGCGCAGGCCGATGACGGTTCCTTTAGCAAAGACTCTGGCACAGGAGTAACCTCCTTGGTGGCAACAGCCCTATTGCGAAATGGGTACACACCGGAGCAACCCGTGGTGGCGAAATCTCTGGAATATCTATTCCAGTTTGTGCAACCTGACGGGGGAATCTACGAACCCGGTAGCACACATCGCAATTACGAAACGTGCCTGGCGGTCGTCGCATTTCATGAAGCGAACACAGACGGTAAGTACGACGACTTAATCGCCAAGGCGGAGTCCTTCATCAAAGGTGAACAGTGGGATCAGGGCGAGGGAATCGAACCGGACGAATTGAGTTACGGTGGATCCGGCTACGGATCGCATTCTCGGCCCGATCTTTCCAATACTTCGTTCTTGATCGACACATTGCATACCTTGGGCCGCGGCGATGACGACCCTGCAATCCAGCGAGCACTAATTTTTGTTTCGCGGTGCCAGAACTTGGAAACGCAATACAACCAGACCAAATACGCCAGCTTGAATCCCGATGGAGGATTTTATTACACGATTGCCGCAGGGGGCTCGAGCCAGGCTGGGGAAACCGAGGATGGCGGGCTGCGCAGCTATGGTTCGATGACCTACGCGGGCCTAAAGAGCATGATCTTTGCAGGAGTCAAAGCCGACGACCCACGGGTGCAAGCCGCGAACGAGTGGATCCAAAAGAATTATACGCTCGATAACAATCCCGGCATGGGGGAGAGTGGGCTCTTTTACTACTATCACACGTTCGCCAAATCGCTGGATGCCGTTGGCAATCCAGAGTTTGTCGACGAATCTGGCAAATCACACGATTGGCGAGAAGAGCTGGTTGCGGAATTCGCCAGTCGCCAGCAACCCGATGGCAGTTGGAAGAACTCTAACGAGCGTTGGTTGGAAGGGGACCCCAATCTCGTGACAGGGTATGTGTTGCTGGCGCTTTCTTATTGTCAGTAG
- a CDS encoding co-chaperone GroES — MNVVPIGDNLVVKRLNAEETTAGGIVLPDAAREKPQQGRVLSVGDGRMLPNGKRSAPEMKEGDRVVFGNYAGNEVAIDGESLLFLRTSDVLAILR; from the coding sequence ATGAATGTGGTTCCGATCGGCGACAATTTGGTGGTCAAGCGTCTCAATGCGGAAGAGACGACGGCGGGAGGAATTGTTCTGCCTGACGCCGCGCGAGAGAAACCCCAGCAAGGTCGCGTGTTGAGCGTTGGGGATGGGCGGATGCTGCCCAATGGAAAGCGTTCGGCTCCAGAAATGAAAGAAGGAGATCGGGTTGTATTTGGCAACTATGCCGGCAATGAAGTAGCCATCGATGGCGAATCTTTGCTCTTTCTACGTACGAGCGACGTCCTGGCGATTCTCCGCTAG
- a CDS encoding Minf_1886 family protein — MNMLDPDHPLAELLAHDKRYKLEAYIFVFEALRHAQEKLGMGTEHYPEDAVEEEEPEKHVTGQELCEAMRIYAQEQFGYLAKCVLNSWGIKSTGDFGEIVFNLIKIEQMRKTPYDQREDFDDVFDFDEGFQHSFQFSLPETGEERSC; from the coding sequence ATGAACATGCTGGACCCCGATCACCCACTGGCAGAACTGCTAGCACACGATAAGCGTTACAAGCTCGAAGCGTATATCTTTGTTTTCGAAGCATTGCGACATGCGCAAGAAAAGCTTGGGATGGGAACAGAGCACTATCCCGAGGATGCGGTCGAAGAAGAGGAACCTGAAAAGCATGTCACGGGACAAGAGCTTTGCGAAGCGATGCGCATCTATGCTCAGGAACAATTCGGCTACCTGGCCAAGTGTGTTCTGAATAGTTGGGGGATCAAATCAACAGGCGACTTTGGTGAAATTGTGTTCAATCTCATCAAGATCGAACAGATGCGTAAGACACCTTACGATCAGCGTGAGGATTTCGACGATGTCTTTGACTTTGATGAAGGATTTCAGCACAGCTTTCAGTTTTCGCTTCCTGAAACAGGTGAGGAGCGCAGCTGCTGA
- a CDS encoding PSP1 domain-containing protein, with protein sequence MPKYVIRHGVMRHLGVFSTRGGDNFSRGAQVIARTSRGLEVGEVLCEANELALANLTDPKNGQILRETTADDAGELRRLLEQQQHEHDTCQQHIERLQLDMRLVDVERIYGGERVVVYYLAEDRVDFRQLVKELAHEFQTRIEMKQIGVRDEAKLLADYGDCGKPVCCNTHLSEMPPVSMRMAKLQKATLDPSKISGRCGRLKCCLRYEYETYQELQKELPPVGSEIVTNEGRGRVLAQEILVGRILVEMEDMRHLALDGSAVLTVLKKPGKRKQGSKATTNGHSGENSSRSDENPQPDADESSSAE encoded by the coding sequence ATGCCCAAGTATGTGATTCGCCATGGAGTGATGCGTCATCTGGGGGTGTTTTCCACTCGCGGCGGGGACAACTTTTCTCGCGGTGCGCAAGTGATCGCCCGTACCAGTCGTGGTTTGGAGGTGGGGGAAGTCTTGTGCGAAGCCAACGAATTGGCATTGGCAAATCTGACCGATCCCAAAAACGGACAGATTTTGCGCGAGACGACTGCCGATGATGCGGGGGAACTTCGCCGCCTGCTTGAGCAGCAACAGCACGAACACGACACCTGTCAGCAGCATATCGAAAGACTCCAACTCGACATGCGTCTTGTCGACGTGGAAAGAATTTATGGTGGTGAGCGCGTGGTGGTATATTACCTCGCTGAAGACCGAGTCGATTTTCGTCAGCTAGTCAAAGAATTAGCACATGAGTTTCAGACTCGCATCGAGATGAAGCAGATTGGAGTTCGCGACGAAGCAAAATTATTGGCCGACTATGGTGACTGCGGCAAGCCGGTATGCTGCAACACCCACCTGTCCGAAATGCCTCCCGTTTCGATGCGGATGGCCAAATTACAGAAAGCGACCCTGGATCCGAGCAAGATCTCTGGTCGATGCGGACGGCTCAAATGTTGTCTCCGTTACGAGTACGAAACGTATCAGGAGTTGCAGAAAGAACTTCCTCCGGTAGGGTCTGAAATCGTCACCAACGAAGGTCGGGGGCGCGTTTTAGCCCAGGAAATCCTGGTAGGAAGGATTCTCGTCGAAATGGAGGACATGCGCCATTTGGCTCTGGATGGCTCGGCAGTCCTGACCGTGCTGAAAAAGCCTGGCAAGCGGAAACAAGGGTCGAAAGCCACTACAAATGGGCACTCTGGCGAAAATTCCTCTCGTTCCGATGAGAACCCGCAGCCAGATGCTGACGAAAGTTCGTCTGCGGAGTAA
- a CDS encoding DUF190 domain-containing protein: protein MKIPEEGYLLRVFIGESDQWQSTPLYEAIVLKARELQMAGATVLRGPMGFGAQSRVHTSKILRLSTDLPIIVEIVDSKDKIDQLMPHIDAMVQEGMVTLEEVKVVKYRASDGKAGEVGSC from the coding sequence ATGAAGATTCCCGAGGAAGGTTATCTATTGCGGGTGTTCATTGGTGAGAGCGACCAATGGCAATCCACGCCGCTCTATGAAGCGATCGTTCTTAAGGCGAGAGAACTGCAAATGGCCGGCGCAACCGTGCTGCGCGGTCCGATGGGGTTTGGTGCTCAAAGTCGAGTGCATACCTCCAAGATTCTGAGGCTCTCGACCGACTTGCCGATTATTGTGGAGATTGTCGATTCGAAAGATAAGATCGATCAATTGATGCCGCACATCGACGCCATGGTTCAGGAAGGAATGGTGACTTTGGAGGAAGTAAAAGTGGTGAAGTATCGGGCGAGTGATGGAAAAGCTGGTGAAGTGGGTTCTTGCTAG
- the crcB gene encoding fluoride efflux transporter CrcB, protein MKWLYIAIGGAVGSLLRYAVEGGIQRMAPGSFPWGTMSVNVLGCFAIGLLAGFFAGPQLVREEVRIGLTVGLLGGLTTFSTFGLESFNLANGGELRLALLNMFVSCGLGFSAVWLGYRMAERWYGV, encoded by the coding sequence ATGAAATGGCTGTACATAGCAATCGGAGGTGCCGTCGGCTCGCTGTTGCGATATGCCGTCGAGGGAGGAATTCAGCGAATGGCGCCTGGAAGTTTCCCTTGGGGCACGATGAGTGTGAATGTTCTAGGGTGCTTTGCCATCGGATTGTTGGCGGGATTCTTTGCGGGGCCCCAACTGGTGCGCGAAGAAGTGCGCATTGGGCTCACGGTTGGTTTGCTGGGTGGATTGACCACTTTTTCTACGTTTGGCTTGGAATCTTTCAACTTAGCCAATGGGGGCGAGTTGCGACTTGCTCTGTTGAATATGTTCGTGAGCTGCGGACTGGGCTTCTCGGCAGTGTGGCTTGGGTATCGTATGGCAGAACGATGGTATGGAGTGTAA
- a CDS encoding anthranilate synthase component II, which yields MIQIIDNYDSFTYNLVQRLGEIDPQLEICVDRNDQITVDKILARKPDRVIISPGPCTPNEAGISVECVTKLAGKLPLLGVCLGHQSIGQALGGKIVRAGRLMHGKVDQIFHDGSALFTGLDNPFQATRYHSLVIKPDTVPDELIVTAWSEDPAGEREIMAVQHRSQPLFGLQFHPESFLTHAGTDILRNFLKVN from the coding sequence ATGATTCAGATAATCGATAATTACGATTCCTTTACTTACAACCTTGTCCAGCGATTGGGAGAGATCGATCCCCAATTGGAAATCTGCGTCGATCGCAACGACCAGATCACGGTCGATAAGATCCTCGCTCGCAAGCCGGATCGAGTCATCATTTCGCCAGGACCTTGCACTCCCAATGAGGCAGGCATCTCGGTCGAGTGTGTCACCAAGCTCGCTGGGAAGTTGCCGCTGCTGGGAGTTTGCCTCGGACATCAATCGATTGGCCAGGCGCTCGGAGGCAAGATCGTCCGTGCAGGACGCTTGATGCACGGCAAAGTCGATCAGATTTTTCATGACGGCAGCGCACTGTTCACAGGACTGGATAATCCCTTTCAAGCGACCCGCTATCACAGTCTGGTGATCAAGCCCGATACGGTCCCCGACGAGCTAATCGTCACCGCTTGGAGCGAGGACCCCGCTGGAGAACGCGAGATCATGGCGGTACAACATCGCTCGCAACCACTCTTCGGCTTGCAATTCCACCCCGAGAGTTTCCTCACTC